Proteins found in one Aethina tumida isolate Nest 87 chromosome 1, icAetTumi1.1, whole genome shotgun sequence genomic segment:
- the LOC109598233 gene encoding ADP-ribosylation factor-like protein 6-interacting protein 6, which yields MLRHHLLAKQKLQSHLDDSNLKTNEKPLVSEWKLGLCGLVVSLVIILAKLYVSNQDAIRSVLIERKYVTYEEITEDGRLMFKYTLETAVKYSSFWLPIVCGVLTTYFTWIMVYLDSNVPGEQPPSPFSPTKYKIQSGHSIHFNYLFAIIVGVLVSCYMYWRGISL from the exons ATGTTAAGACACCACTTGTTGGCTAAACAAAAGCTACAATCGCATTTAGACGATTCTAAcctaaaaacaaatgaaaaaccTCTTGTCAGTGAATGGAAATTAGGTTTGTGCGGACTTGTTGTGTCACTCGTGATCATCTTGGCCAAACTTTACGTTTCCAACC agGATGCCATTCGTAGCGTTTTAATCGAACGCAAATACGTTACGTACGAGGAGATCACTGAAGACGGacgattaatgtttaaatatacctTAGAAACTGCAGTCAAATACAGCAGTTTTTGGCTGCCAATTGTTTGTGGTGTCCTGACCACCTATTTCACATGGATCATGGTTTATTTGGATTCAAATGTACCAGGTGAACAACCGCCGAGTCCGTTTTCACCGACAAAATACAA GATTCAGTCAGGACACTCAATTCATTTTAACTACCTCTTTGCCATAATAGTGGGAGTTTTGGTTTCCTGCTATATGTACTGGAGGGGAATCTCactataa
- the LOC109598232 gene encoding ankyrin repeat and zinc finger domain-containing protein 1 isoform X1, with the protein METTSIFDKKFAEIIGESVKSVLLTQTDDLDIKEENVEVNEDTKNESVLSCSYCKVKFPDSLQQRDHYKLDWHRYNLKQSLCGKPPITEEEFDVKTGKDDLSSISGSDSEKEEDNLDTYATAQGKIFLKSETGRVFSLYRCLLLDRKEEVDESTISARFKTTCLDNQQWTILMLGGGHFAGAVFKGVEPILHKTFHCYTVRQGQGGSQTSRDNRGSQPKSAGASLRRYNEQALVQHVKSIVETWRSEIDKSSLIIYRASGPYNRSVLFGGSPSLLDRTDERLRTIPFSTRRATFTELKRVHSILSSTQIYDSLEMASEQFAKQKSPESEQKKARARSAHINRAKSRERVDRPLPVDSQRTSDESSAEDEQNISKHSDDSESEQECEMAEVNFQHLSEYENPVKPPQKKVHKKKKPKKSQAKKQREKDDARKKLLLDVLYKGDLLKLQQLLSDHLKITEEGENVQTKTERELKKEFINEVLDEQGNTLLHVTAMNEHSDVLLFLLDNDADPCVKNKGQHTAYTSTQSREIRETLRNFARENPNKHNYNKAHIPVNALTPEELADKKKNQRKAKREKEKVKKQENVIKRKEQAEKDRFLQLSDREKRALAAERRILDMKGNVTSRCFLCASDMAGKVPFEYSGNRFCTIECLKAHRLQHPTMLS; encoded by the exons ATGGAAACAACGTCGATATTCGACAAAAAGTTCGCCGAGATCATCGGCGAATCTGTCAAGAGCGTCTTGTTGACGCAAACTGATGATTTAG atattaaagaagaaaacgTGGAAGTGAATGAAGACACCAAAAATGAGTCGGTGCTTTCCTGTTCCTATTGCAAAGTGAAATTTCCGGACTCGCTGCAACAACGCGACCACTACAAGCTGGACTGGCACCGCTACAACCTCAAACAATCATTGTGCGGCAAACCGCCGATCACTGAAGAAGAGTTCGACGTGAAAACGGGCAAAGATGATCTGTCCAGTATCTCCGGCTCCGACTCTGAAAAAGAAGAGGACAATTTGGACACGTACGCAACCGCCCAAGGGAAGATATTCCTGAAAAGTGAAACGGGACGCGTGTTTTCGCTGTACCGTTGTCTGTTGCTCGACCGCAAGGAGGAGGTGGACGAATCGACGATCAGCGCCAGATTTAAAACGACATGTCTGGACAATCAACAGTGGACAATACTGATGCTGGGCGGTGGACATTTCGCTGGTGCGGTGTTCAAGGGTGTCGAACCAATTTTACACAAGACATTCCACTGTTACACCGTACGGCAGGGTCAGGGCGGCTCACAAACCTCCAGGGACAACAGGGGGTCGCAGCCCAAGAGCGCCGGGGCTTCACTCCGTAGGTACAACGAACAAGCGCTAGTCCAG CATGTCAAGTCGATCGTTGAGACTTGGAGGTCGGAGATCGATAAAAGCAGTCTGATCATCTACAGAGCATCTGGTCCGTACAATAGAAGCGTGCTGTTTGGCGGCAGTCCCAGTCTTTTGGATCGGACAGATGAAAGATTAAGGACAATTCCCTTTTCGACTCGTAGGGCAACATTTACTGAATTGAAAAGAGTACATTCCATCTTGTCCAGCACTCAAATCTATG attcACTGGAAATGGCTTCTGAACAATTTGCCAAACAAAAATCGCCTGAATCGGAGCAGAAAAAGGCGAGAGCACGATCAGCCCACATAAACAGGGCAAAATCCAGAGAACGGGTCGATAGACCTCTGCCAGTCGATTCACAACGAACGTCCGACGAGTCGTCCGCAGAAGATGAGCAGAATATCTCGAAACACTCCGATGATAGTGAATCCGAACAAGAGTGCGAAATGGCCGAGGTGAACTTTCAACATTTGTCCGAATATGAAAATCCGGTAAAACCACCACAGAAAAAGgttcataaaaagaaaaagcCGAAGAAAAGCCAAGCGAAGAAGCAACGTGAGAAAGACGACGCACGCAAGAAACTGCTGCTGGATGTTCTTTATAAAGGTGACCTCCTTAAACTACAACAACTGTTAAGCGACCACCTAAAAATAACCGAAGAAGGTGAAAACGTGCAAACTAAAACCGAACGGGAATTAAAAAAGGAGTTCATCAACGAAGTACTCGACGAGCAAGGAAACACTCTGTTGCACGTGACCGCAATGAACGAACACTCGGATGTCTTATTGTTTTTGCTTGACAACGACGCAGATCCGTGTGTGAAAAACAAGGGTCAACACACCGCCTACACCAGTACCCAAAGTCGCGAGATTCGTGAGACTTTGAGGAATTTCGCCAGAGAGAATCCGAATAAACACAACTATAATAAA GCTCACATCCCTGTTAACGCTTTAACGCCAGAGGAACTGGCGGACAAAAAGAAGAACCAGCGGAAAGCGAAACGAGAGAAGGAAAAGGTCAAGAAGCAAGAGAACGTGATCAAGCGTAAGGAGCAAGCGGAAAAAGACCGCTTTCTGCAGCTCAGCGATAGAGAGAAA AGAGCGTTAGCTGCGGAAAGGAGAATTTTGGATATGAAAGGGAATGTAACAAGTAGATGTTTCTTGTGTGCTTCTGATATGGCTGGAAAAGTGCCATTTGAATATAGCGGCAACAGGTTTTGCACAATTGAGTGTTTAAAAGCTCACAGATTACAACATCCGACAATGTTGTCGTAA
- the LOC109598232 gene encoding ankyrin repeat and zinc finger domain-containing protein 1 isoform X5 yields the protein METTSIFDKKFAEIIGESVKSVLLTQTDDLDIKEENVEVNEDTKNESVLSCSYCKVKFPDSLQQRDHYKLDWHRYNLKQSLCGKPPITEEEFDVKTGKDDLSSISGSDSEKEEDNLDTYATAQGKIFLKSETGRVFSLYRCLLLDRKEEVDESTISARFKTTCLDNQQWTILMLGGGHFAGAVFKGVEPILHKTFHCYTVRQGQGGSQTSRDNRGSQPKSAGASLRRYNEQALVQHVKSIVETWRSEIDKSSLIIYRASGPYNRSVLFGGSPSLLDRTDERLRTIPFSTRRATFTELKRVHSILSSTQIYDDEIFDCVELISDGEYNENIADIEYLEVNKTRKFKIPAKKTWKPKTSKIKNRKRTQERKLKIIEAIKTNDTTRFANIIHDYARKVCDLNLARNISIDWEFTFKIIKKLLNEVLDDHGNTILHYCAIYAAGDVAFYAMREGANPCFRNAQKKKTPYACTFDEQTKKYFQRFAQEFPDMYNYSKALIPFNRHPPEGLALTRKQERIQKREECKIRKYKRSLMKL from the exons ATGGAAACAACGTCGATATTCGACAAAAAGTTCGCCGAGATCATCGGCGAATCTGTCAAGAGCGTCTTGTTGACGCAAACTGATGATTTAG atattaaagaagaaaacgTGGAAGTGAATGAAGACACCAAAAATGAGTCGGTGCTTTCCTGTTCCTATTGCAAAGTGAAATTTCCGGACTCGCTGCAACAACGCGACCACTACAAGCTGGACTGGCACCGCTACAACCTCAAACAATCATTGTGCGGCAAACCGCCGATCACTGAAGAAGAGTTCGACGTGAAAACGGGCAAAGATGATCTGTCCAGTATCTCCGGCTCCGACTCTGAAAAAGAAGAGGACAATTTGGACACGTACGCAACCGCCCAAGGGAAGATATTCCTGAAAAGTGAAACGGGACGCGTGTTTTCGCTGTACCGTTGTCTGTTGCTCGACCGCAAGGAGGAGGTGGACGAATCGACGATCAGCGCCAGATTTAAAACGACATGTCTGGACAATCAACAGTGGACAATACTGATGCTGGGCGGTGGACATTTCGCTGGTGCGGTGTTCAAGGGTGTCGAACCAATTTTACACAAGACATTCCACTGTTACACCGTACGGCAGGGTCAGGGCGGCTCACAAACCTCCAGGGACAACAGGGGGTCGCAGCCCAAGAGCGCCGGGGCTTCACTCCGTAGGTACAACGAACAAGCGCTAGTCCAG CATGTCAAGTCGATCGTTGAGACTTGGAGGTCGGAGATCGATAAAAGCAGTCTGATCATCTACAGAGCATCTGGTCCGTACAATAGAAGCGTGCTGTTTGGCGGCAGTCCCAGTCTTTTGGATCGGACAGATGAAAGATTAAGGACAATTCCCTTTTCGACTCGTAGGGCAACATTTACTGAATTGAAAAGAGTACATTCCATCTTGTCCAGCACTCAAATCTATG AtgatgaaatttttgattgtGTAGAATTAATTTCTGACGGTGAATATAACGAAAACATTGCTGACATAGAATATCTTGAGGTAaacaaaacaagaaaattcaaaattcctgCCAAAAAAACATGGAAACCAAAAACctcgaaaataaaaaaccgtAAACGAACACAGGAACGGaagttgaaaataattgaagcaATAAAAACCAACGATACAACACGTTTCGCCAATATAATACACGATTATGCCAGAAAAGtatgtgatttaaatttagcGAGGAACATTTCAATTGATTGGGAATTcacgtttaaaattataaagaaattactGAATGAGGTGTTAGACGATCACGGCAATACGATTCTTCACTACTGTGCCATTTATGCAGCTGGAGACGTTGCTTTTTA TGCAATGAGAGAAGGTGCTAATCCATGTTTTAGAAAtgctcaaaaaaaaaaaacaccttACGCCTGTACATTCGATGAGCAAACTAAGAAATACTTCCAAAGATTTGCGCAGGAGTTTCCGGACATGTATAATTATTCCAag gCGTTAATTCCGTTTAACCGGCACCCACCAGAAGGACTTGCACTTACGCGCAAGCAGGAACGAATTCAGAAACGTGAAGAATGTAAAATTAGGAAATATAAAAGGAGTTTAATGAA attgtga
- the LOC109598232 gene encoding ankyrin repeat and zinc finger domain-containing protein 1 isoform X6: METTSIFDKKFAEIIGESVKSVLLTQTDDLDIKEENVEVNEDTKNESVLSCSYCKVKFPDSLQQRDHYKLDWHRYNLKQSLCGKPPITEEEFDVKTGKDDLSSISGSDSEKEEDNLDTYATAQGKIFLKSETGRVFSLYRCLLLDRKEEVDESTISARFKTTCLDNQQWTILMLGGGHFAGAVFKGVEPILHKTFHCYTVRQGQGGSQTSRDNRGSQPKSAGASLRRYNEQALVQHVKSIVETWRSEIDKSSLIIYRASGPYNRSVLFGGSPSLLDRTDERLRTIPFSTRRATFTELKRVHSILSSTQIYDDEIFDCVELISDGEYNENIADIEYLEVNKTRKFKIPAKKTWKPKTSKIKNRKRTQERKLKIIEAIKTNDTTRFANIIHDYARKVCDLNLARNISIDWEFTFKIIKKLLNEVLDDHGNTILHYCAIYAAGDVAFYAMKEGANPCSRNMQKKTPYACILDDKTKKDFQYLAQTFPNMYNYSKALIPFNRLSPEELVLKRKQERIQKREEYKTKKSGHCSKI, encoded by the exons ATGGAAACAACGTCGATATTCGACAAAAAGTTCGCCGAGATCATCGGCGAATCTGTCAAGAGCGTCTTGTTGACGCAAACTGATGATTTAG atattaaagaagaaaacgTGGAAGTGAATGAAGACACCAAAAATGAGTCGGTGCTTTCCTGTTCCTATTGCAAAGTGAAATTTCCGGACTCGCTGCAACAACGCGACCACTACAAGCTGGACTGGCACCGCTACAACCTCAAACAATCATTGTGCGGCAAACCGCCGATCACTGAAGAAGAGTTCGACGTGAAAACGGGCAAAGATGATCTGTCCAGTATCTCCGGCTCCGACTCTGAAAAAGAAGAGGACAATTTGGACACGTACGCAACCGCCCAAGGGAAGATATTCCTGAAAAGTGAAACGGGACGCGTGTTTTCGCTGTACCGTTGTCTGTTGCTCGACCGCAAGGAGGAGGTGGACGAATCGACGATCAGCGCCAGATTTAAAACGACATGTCTGGACAATCAACAGTGGACAATACTGATGCTGGGCGGTGGACATTTCGCTGGTGCGGTGTTCAAGGGTGTCGAACCAATTTTACACAAGACATTCCACTGTTACACCGTACGGCAGGGTCAGGGCGGCTCACAAACCTCCAGGGACAACAGGGGGTCGCAGCCCAAGAGCGCCGGGGCTTCACTCCGTAGGTACAACGAACAAGCGCTAGTCCAG CATGTCAAGTCGATCGTTGAGACTTGGAGGTCGGAGATCGATAAAAGCAGTCTGATCATCTACAGAGCATCTGGTCCGTACAATAGAAGCGTGCTGTTTGGCGGCAGTCCCAGTCTTTTGGATCGGACAGATGAAAGATTAAGGACAATTCCCTTTTCGACTCGTAGGGCAACATTTACTGAATTGAAAAGAGTACATTCCATCTTGTCCAGCACTCAAATCTATG AtgatgaaatttttgattgtGTAGAATTAATTTCTGACGGTGAATATAACGAAAACATTGCTGACATAGAATATCTTGAGGTAaacaaaacaagaaaattcaaaattcctgCCAAAAAAACATGGAAACCAAAAACctcgaaaataaaaaaccgtAAACGAACACAGGAACGGaagttgaaaataattgaagcaATAAAAACCAACGATACAACACGTTTCGCCAATATAATACACGATTATGCCAGAAAAGtatgtgatttaaatttagcGAGGAACATTTCAATTGATTGGGAATTcacgtttaaaattataaagaaattactGAATGAGGTGTTAGACGATCACGGCAATACGATTCTTCACTACTGTGCCATTTATGCAGCTGGAGACGTTGCTTTTTATGCAATGAAAGAAGGAGCCAACCCGTGTTCTAGAAATATGCAAAAAAAAACACCCTATGCTTGTATATTAGATGATAAAACCAAGAAGGATTTCCAGTATCTTGCACAGACGTTTCCCAACATGTATAACTATtccaaa gcTTTAATTCCATTTAATCGGCTTTCACCGGAAGAGCTTGTTCTAAAACGCAAACAGGAGCGAATTCAAAAACGCgaagaatataaaactaaaaagagCGGACACTgttcaaaaatatag
- the LOC109598232 gene encoding ankyrin repeat and zinc finger domain-containing protein 1 isoform X3 — protein METTSIFDKKFAEIIGESVKSVLLTQTDDLDIKEENVEVNEDTKNESVLSCSYCKVKFPDSLQQRDHYKLDWHRYNLKQSLCGKPPITEEEFDVKTGKDDLSSISGSDSEKEEDNLDTYATAQGKIFLKSETGRVFSLYRCLLLDRKEEVDESTISARFKTTCLDNQQWTILMLGGGHFAGAVFKGVEPILHKTFHCYTVRQGQGGSQTSRDNRGSQPKSAGASLRRYNEQALVQHVKSIVETWRSEIDKSSLIIYRASGPYNRSVLFGGSPSLLDRTDERLRTIPFSTRRATFTELKRVHSILSSTQIYDCDVLDTEVSTYNWNVSELSDGDSYDEINENEYYDPFEKTKISWSKPSNKTWKPKVAKVKNPKRKQERKLETIQAIKAINIRLFVSLIHGYVQKLYELNRKKNISADWDIVNSKILKKLVNEVLDSHGNTVLHYCAIHSAGNIAFYAMQLGANPCLRNANKKTPYACISDESTKKNFQYFAQIYPKRYNYSKALIPFRRPSPEELVVKRKRERIKKREEFENKILNRKIIK, from the exons ATGGAAACAACGTCGATATTCGACAAAAAGTTCGCCGAGATCATCGGCGAATCTGTCAAGAGCGTCTTGTTGACGCAAACTGATGATTTAG atattaaagaagaaaacgTGGAAGTGAATGAAGACACCAAAAATGAGTCGGTGCTTTCCTGTTCCTATTGCAAAGTGAAATTTCCGGACTCGCTGCAACAACGCGACCACTACAAGCTGGACTGGCACCGCTACAACCTCAAACAATCATTGTGCGGCAAACCGCCGATCACTGAAGAAGAGTTCGACGTGAAAACGGGCAAAGATGATCTGTCCAGTATCTCCGGCTCCGACTCTGAAAAAGAAGAGGACAATTTGGACACGTACGCAACCGCCCAAGGGAAGATATTCCTGAAAAGTGAAACGGGACGCGTGTTTTCGCTGTACCGTTGTCTGTTGCTCGACCGCAAGGAGGAGGTGGACGAATCGACGATCAGCGCCAGATTTAAAACGACATGTCTGGACAATCAACAGTGGACAATACTGATGCTGGGCGGTGGACATTTCGCTGGTGCGGTGTTCAAGGGTGTCGAACCAATTTTACACAAGACATTCCACTGTTACACCGTACGGCAGGGTCAGGGCGGCTCACAAACCTCCAGGGACAACAGGGGGTCGCAGCCCAAGAGCGCCGGGGCTTCACTCCGTAGGTACAACGAACAAGCGCTAGTCCAG CATGTCAAGTCGATCGTTGAGACTTGGAGGTCGGAGATCGATAAAAGCAGTCTGATCATCTACAGAGCATCTGGTCCGTACAATAGAAGCGTGCTGTTTGGCGGCAGTCCCAGTCTTTTGGATCGGACAGATGAAAGATTAAGGACAATTCCCTTTTCGACTCGTAGGGCAACATTTACTGAATTGAAAAGAGTACATTCCATCTTGTCCAGCACTCAAATCTATG aTTGCGACGTTTTAGACACTGAAGTGTCCACTTACAATTGGAATGTATCTGAACTTTCTGACGGTGACTCATATgatgaaatcaatgaaaatgaatattatgacCCGTTCGAAAAAACCAAAATATCATGGAGTAAACCCTCAAATAAAACATGGAAACCAAAAGTCGCAAAAGTAAAAAACCCCAAGCGAAAACAAGAACGAAAATTGGAAACCATACAAGCAATAAAAGCCATCAACATTCGACTTTTCGTATCACTAATACACGGTTACgttcaaaaattgtatgaattaAACCGTAAGAAAAACATTTCTGCGGACTGGGATATCGTCAActccaaaatattgaaaaaattagtcAACGAAGTGTTGGATAGTCACGGCAACACAGTTCTTCACTATTGTGCTATTCATTCAGCTGGAAACATTGCTTTTTATGCAATGCAACTAGGTGCCAATCCGTGTTTGagaaatgcaaataaaaaaacaccgTACGCTTGTATTTCAGATGAGTCAACCAAGAAAAACTTCCAATATTTTGCTCAGATATATCCTAAACGGTATAATTATTCTAAG GCGTTAATTCCATTTCGTCGACCCTCACCGGAAGAGCTGGTAGTGAAACGCAAACGAGAGCGAATCAAGAAACGcgaagaatttgaaaataaaatattgaatagaaaaataatcaagtaa
- the LOC109598232 gene encoding uncharacterized protein LOC109598232 isoform X4 yields the protein METTSIFDKKFAEIIGESVKSVLLTQTDDLDIKEENVEVNEDTKNESVLSCSYCKVKFPDSLQQRDHYKLDWHRYNLKQSLCGKPPITEEEFDVKTGKDDLSSISGSDSEKEEDNLDTYATAQGKIFLKSETGRVFSLYRCLLLDRKEEVDESTISARFKTTCLDNQQWTILMLGGGHFAGAVFKGVEPILHKTFHCYTVRQGQGGSQTSRDNRGSQPKSAGASLRRYNEQALVQHVKSIVETWRSEIDKSSLIIYRASGPYNRSVLFGGSPSLLDRTDERLRTIPFSTRRATFTELKRVHSILSSTQIYDCDILNTKEFVENITEVSDSESGEEISDDEYYVSIDKTKKSSKQPAKKTWKPKIGKGKNIKRTEERKLKTIEAIKTTNMKLFLNLIYDYVGKLFEINRVRNIPTQWGFSLPIVKKLLNEVLDDRGNRVLHYCAIYAAGDIAFFAMKEGANPCFRNVEKKTPYACILDEKTKKQFQEFTTYFPNKYNYSKALIPFNRPSPEELVLIRKQERIQKREESDKRKCKRK from the exons ATGGAAACAACGTCGATATTCGACAAAAAGTTCGCCGAGATCATCGGCGAATCTGTCAAGAGCGTCTTGTTGACGCAAACTGATGATTTAG atattaaagaagaaaacgTGGAAGTGAATGAAGACACCAAAAATGAGTCGGTGCTTTCCTGTTCCTATTGCAAAGTGAAATTTCCGGACTCGCTGCAACAACGCGACCACTACAAGCTGGACTGGCACCGCTACAACCTCAAACAATCATTGTGCGGCAAACCGCCGATCACTGAAGAAGAGTTCGACGTGAAAACGGGCAAAGATGATCTGTCCAGTATCTCCGGCTCCGACTCTGAAAAAGAAGAGGACAATTTGGACACGTACGCAACCGCCCAAGGGAAGATATTCCTGAAAAGTGAAACGGGACGCGTGTTTTCGCTGTACCGTTGTCTGTTGCTCGACCGCAAGGAGGAGGTGGACGAATCGACGATCAGCGCCAGATTTAAAACGACATGTCTGGACAATCAACAGTGGACAATACTGATGCTGGGCGGTGGACATTTCGCTGGTGCGGTGTTCAAGGGTGTCGAACCAATTTTACACAAGACATTCCACTGTTACACCGTACGGCAGGGTCAGGGCGGCTCACAAACCTCCAGGGACAACAGGGGGTCGCAGCCCAAGAGCGCCGGGGCTTCACTCCGTAGGTACAACGAACAAGCGCTAGTCCAG CATGTCAAGTCGATCGTTGAGACTTGGAGGTCGGAGATCGATAAAAGCAGTCTGATCATCTACAGAGCATCTGGTCCGTACAATAGAAGCGTGCTGTTTGGCGGCAGTCCCAGTCTTTTGGATCGGACAGATGAAAGATTAAGGACAATTCCCTTTTCGACTCGTAGGGCAACATTTACTGAATTGAAAAGAGTACATTCCATCTTGTCCAGCACTCAAATCTATG attgtgatattttaaatactaaagagTTCGTAGAGAATATAACTGAAGTTTCTGATAGTGAATCAGGTGAGGAAATCAGTGATGATGAATATTATGTCTCAATCgataaaaccaaaaaatcaAGCAAACAACCCGCAAAAAAAACATGGAAACCAAAAATtggaaaaggaaaaaatattaaacgaacAGAGGAACGGaagttaaaaacaatagaagctATAAAAACCACCAATATGAAACTTTTCCTCAACCTAATCTACGATTATGTCGGaaaactatttgaaataaatcgcGTGAGAAACATTCCAACGCAGTGGGGATTCTCGTTACCCATAGTGAAGAAACTACTGAATGAGGTGTTAGATGACCGAGGTAATAGGGTCCTCCACTACTGTGCCATTTATGCAGCTGGAGATATTGCCTTTTTCGCAATGAAAGAAGGTGCCAATCCATGTTTTAGAAACGTTGAGAAAAAAACACCTTACGCTTGTATACTGGATGAGAAAACGAAGAAGCAATTTCAAGAATTTACTACGTATTTTCCTAACAAGTATAATTATTCCAAG gcATTGATTCCATTTAATAGGCCTTCACCGGAAGAGCTTGTGCTTATACGCAAACAAGAGCGAATTCAGAAACGTGAAGAAAGTGATAAAAGGAAATGCAAAAGAAAgtga